Proteins encoded within one genomic window of Trichoderma asperellum chromosome 2, complete sequence:
- a CDS encoding uncharacterized protein (EggNog:ENOG41) yields MPEPKDYTVGWICAIRTEYVAARQFLDVEHTEPPIVSPNDNNAYTLGEIGGHNVVIAVLPDGEYGISSATSVAKDMIHSFCNIRVGLMVGIGGGAPSKKHDIRLGDIVVSAPRNGKGGVFQYDFGKTIQDQGFKPTGFLNQPPTVLRTAVTLIRGQYESDGHELEGDINNILQKKKRLQKMYSRPDPSSDRLYQSQVVHSANNDSCITACGTDPAKIVQRSQRTEDEDNPAIHYGIIASGNQVMKDALVRDMLAAEEDILCFEMEAAGLMNNFPCLVIRGICDYSDSHKNKEWQGYAAMAAAAYAKDLLRRIAPNRIEAEKKIIEVLSGVQQSIDKVIQVQHNQANKDILDWLTPIEYGPQHSDFFNRRAPGTGQWLLDCVEYQTWLNSDKHTLFCPGIPGSGKTILTAIVINDLLSKFRNDKTIGIAYIYCNFKQRDDQNMENLVASLLKQLARSQSFPESVKDLYNRHKERQTRPSVDEFSQALQSVAIMYSKVFIIVDALDECQPFSDCGLKLLSYIFHLQANTVANFFATSRPIPEIEEQFKLQNHLRREILAAREDVRTYLDGHTSNLPRCVANRPDIQGRIKTEITSAVDGMFLLAQLYLDSLKDKTSITEINTALEQFKKQNQLELGENKKRDILEKAYNQAMDRINSQMPGFQRLGKKVLSWITCAKRQLTTSELQHALAVKAGSTELDRDNLPVVEDMVSVCAGLVTVDKESDIIRLVHYTTQEYFERTQRNWFPDAEVDITEICVTYLSFSVFESGCCQDYFEFIERLESNELYDYAAHNWGHHARTAPEKRLILNFLESEAKASASAQVIMDNQGYEIYTQEGGRMTGVHLAAYFGLTCMTSLIDNGHNADVRDGGGRTPLFWAAAHGQETVVRLLLEQGADIEAKDDKNWTPLYSAAVNGHEAVVRILLEQGADIEAKDDKNRTPLYCAAVNGHEAVVRMLLEKGAEIKAKDNHSHTPLQSATVSGNEAVVRILLEQGADIEAKDDKNWTPLHSAAVSGNEAVVRMLLEQGADIEAKDDKNWTPLHSAAVSGNEAVVRILLEQGADIEAKDDKNRTPLYRAAVNGHEAVVRILLEKGADIKVKDNNSLTPFHMAIVYGNEAVTRILLEKGANIEEKDIFNNETPLFWAIEEGHEAIVRLLLEKGANTEAKCRNSNQTPLSQAATYGYESIIRILLEKGADIEVKDNNNWTPLHLAAARGHEAVVRQLLEKGAGINSKCSNGNLTPLWLAAIYGYEVIVRLLLEKGADIEAKGTFGQAILMQAAEHGHEAIVRLLLEKGADVEAKDVFNRTPLSWAAKNGSEVIVRLLLEKGADVEVKDTFNKTPLSLATENGHEAIVRLLQPKSQ; encoded by the exons ATGCCTGAGCCCAAGGACTATACGGTCGGCTGGATTTGCGCCATAAGAACGGAGTATGTAGCTGCACGACAATTTCTCGATGTGGAACACACAGAACCTCCAATCGTGTCACCCAACGACAATAACGCTTATACACTGGGTGAAATAGGGGGGCACAATGTCGTCATTGCCGTTTTGCCTGACGGGGAGTACGGCATATCCTCTGCCACTAGTGTTGCAAAAGACATGATACATAGCTTTTGTAACATTAGAGTTGGCCTGATGGTCGGGATTGGTGGCGGTGCACCGAGCAAAAAGCATGATATCCGTCTGGGCGACATTGTAGTCAGCGCTCCTCGAAATGGAAAGGGCGGCGTGTTTCAGTATGACTTTGGCAAAACCATTCAAGATCAGGGTTTTAAGCCAACGGGGTTTCTGAACCAACCTCCAACTGTCCTACGTACAGCAGTGACTTTAATTCGTGGCCAGTACGAGAGCGATGGCCACGAGCTTGAAGGGGATATCAACAACAtcctccagaagaagaaaagactcCAGAAGATGTATAGCCGGCCAGATCCGAGTAGCGATAGGCTATATCAATCCCAAGTCGTGCATTCTGCAAATAACGACAGCTGTATAACAGCTTGTGGTACTGATCCAGCAAAGATAGTACAGCGATCTCAGCGAACTGAAGACGAGGATAATCCGGCAATCCACTACGGCATAATTGCCTCAGGAAATCAGGTAATGAAGGATGCTTTGGTTAGAGATATGCttgctgcagaagaagatataCTATGCTTTGAAATGGAAGCAGCGGGGTTAATGAATAACTTTCCTTGCCTGGTTATCCGCGGTATCTGCGACTATTCGGATTCCCACAAGAACAAGGAGTGGCAGGGTTATGCGGCAATGGCGGCAGCTGCGTATGCCAAAGACCTTCTCCGTCGAATCGCTCCAAATAGGATTGAagctgagaagaagattattgAGGTTCTCTCTG GCGTCCAGCAAAGCATTGACAAAGTTATCCAAGTGCAACATAACCAAGCTAACAAGGATATCCTTGACTGGCTTACGCCAATTGAATATGGGCCTCAGCATAGCGACTTCTTCAACAGACGAGCGCCGGGAACTGGGCAGTGGCTTTTAGATTGCGTTGAGTACCAGACTTGGCTGAACTCTGACAAGCACACACTATTTTGCCCTGGCATTCCAGGATCAGGCAAAACGATTCTCACAGCGATCGTGATAAACGATCTCCTTTCAAAATTTAGGAATGACAAAACGATAGGCATTGCGTATATCTACTGCAATTTCAAGCAGAGAGACGACCAGAATATGGAAAACTTGGTGGCGAGTCTGTTGAAGCAGCTAGCTCGAAGCCAGTCTTTCCCAGAGAGTGTGAAAGATCTCTACAACCGACACAAAGAGAGGCAGACGAGGCCATCAGTAGACGAATTCTCACAGGCTCTCCAATCCGTCGCAATTATGTACTCAAAAGTGTTCATCATTGTCGATGCGCTTGACGAATGCCAACCTTTTAGTGACTGCGGATTAAAACTCCTGTCATATATTTTCCACCTTCAAGCCAACACTGTAGCGAACTTCTTTGCAACCTCACGACCCATTCCGGAAATTGAAGAGCAGTTCAAGCTTCAAAATCACCTTAGGCGAGAAATCTTGGCAGCTCGTGAAGATGTACGCACATATCTTGATGGCCACACGTCGAATCTCCCAAGATGTGTTGCAAATAGGCCAGACATCCAGGGAAGGATCAAGACTGAAATTACAAGTGCAGTGGATGGAAT GTTTCTGCTTGCGCAGCTTTATCTCGACTCGCTCAAAGACAAGACATCCATAACGGAAATCAACACTGCATTAGAGCAGTTTAAGAAGCAAAACCAACTGGAACTAGGAGAAAATAAGAAGCGCGATATTTTGGAAAAGGCATATAACCAAGCAATGGACAGAATAAACAGTCAGATGCCAGGCTTTCAAAGGCTTGGAAAGAAGGTTTTATCATGGATCACCTGCGCAAAACGGCAGCTGACCACATCGGAACTCCAACATGCTCTGGCGGTAAAGGCTGGGAGCACTGAGCTTGACCGAGACAATCTTCCAGTAGTTGAAGACATGGTCTCAGTATGTGCTGGATTAGTCACAGTTGATAAAGAGAGCGATATCATCCGATTAGTTCACTACACGACCCAGGAATACTTTGAACGAACACAACGTAATTGGTTTCCGGATGCAGAGGTTGATATCACGGAAATCTGCGTTACGTATCTCTCTTTCAGTGTTTTCGAGAGTGGATGTTGTCAAGATTACTTTGAGTTTATAGAGCGACTAGAATCAAATGAGCTCTACGACTACGCCGCGCATAACTGGGGGCATCATGCTCGCACTGCTCCAGAGAAACGACTAATTCTTAATTTCCTAGAGAGCGAAGCTAAGGCGTCTGCCTCAGCCCAAGTAATAATGGATAATCAAGGCTATGAAATCTATACCCAAGAGGGTGGGAGAATGACAGGCGTTCATCTTGCAGCGTACTTCGGACTAACGTGCATGACTTCCTTGATTGATAACGGGCATAATGCAGATGTTAGGGATGGTGGTGGACGAACGCCACTCTTCTGGGCCGCCGCACACGGACAAGAGACCGTTGTGAGGTTGCTGCTTGAGCAAGGCGCTGACATCGAGGCGAAAGATGATAAAAATTGGACACCGCTTTATTCCGCTGCAGTTAATGGGCACGAGGCTGTTGTGAGGATACTGCTTGAGCAAGGCGCTGACATCGAGGCGAAAGATGATAAAAATCGGACACCGCTTTATTGCGCTGCAGTTAATGGGCACGAGGCTGTTGTGAGGATGCTGCTTGAGAAAGGCGCCGAGATTAAAGCGAAAGATAATCACAGCCACACACCGCTTCAGTCCGCTACAGTTAGTGGGAATGAGGCTGTTGTGAGAATACTGCTTGAGCAAGGCGCTGACATCGAGGCGAAAGATGATAAAAATTGGACACCGCTTCATTCCGCTGCAGTTAGTGGAAATGAGGCTGTTGTGAGGATGCTGCTTGAGCAAGGCGCTGACATCGAGGCGAAAGATGATAAAAATTGGACACCGCTTCATTCCGCTGCAGTTAGTGGAAATGAGGCTGTTGTGAGGATACTGCTTGAGCAAGGCGCTGACATCGAGGCGAAAGATGATAAAAATCGGACACCGCTTTATCGCGCTGCAGTTAATGGGCACGAGGCAGTTGTGAGAATACTGCTTGAGAAGGGCGCTGATATTAAGGtgaaagataataatagcctGACACCATTTCATATGGCTATAGTTTACGGGAATGAGGCCGTTACAAGGATATTGCTTGAGAAAGGCGCTAATATCGAGGAGAaagatatatttaataacgaGACGCCGCTTTTCTGGGCTATTGAGGAAGGGCATGAGGCCATTGTAAGGCTGTTGCTTGAAAAGGGTGCTAATACTGAGGCGAAATGTAGAAATAGTAATCAGACGCCGCTTTCGCAGGCTGCGACATACGGGTATGagtctattataagaatACTGCTTGAGAAAGGCGCCGATATTGAGGTGAAAGATAATAACAATTGGACACCTCTtcatttggctgctgctagaGGGCACGAGGCCGTTGTAAGGCAGTTGCTTGAAAAGGGTGCTGGTATTAACTCAAAATGTTCAAATGGTAATCTAACGCCGCTTTGGTTGGCTGCGATATACGGGTATGAGGTTATTGTACGGCTGTTGCTCGAAAAGGGTGCCGACATTGAGGCGAAAGGTACCTTTGGCCAGGCGATACTTATGCAGGCTGCGGAACACGGGCACGAGGCCATCGTGAGGCTATTGCTTGAAAAGGGAGCCGATGTCGAGGCGAAAGATGTATTTAATAGGACGCCACTTTCGTGGGCTGCTAAGAATGGGAGCGAGGTCATTGTGAGGCTGTTGCTTGAGAAGGGCGCTGACGTCGAGGTGAAAGATACGTTTAACAAGACGCCACTTTCGTTGGCTACTGAGAATGGGCATGAGGCCATTGTCAGGCTGCTCCAACCAAAGTCTCAATAA
- a CDS encoding uncharacterized protein (EggNog:ENOG41), whose amino-acid sequence MRLLNTKTYQIIEFFDYNIPEYAILSHTWGDEELTYQDLTQSIDLARQRKPQGFAKVEGACALAQSEGYAYIWIDTCCIDKTSSAELSEAINSMYSWYRGSAICYAYLVDAEHCFSPEFRNSRWFTRGWTLQELIAPRDVVFYSKDWKLLGRKSLLKGLLSEITGIDISVLAGADPSIITVARKMSWAASRMTTRVEDTAYCLMGLFSVSIPLIYGEGKNAFFRLQEEIIKTVDDQSIFAWVVPELEHPNQQLFGLLAESPSAFKHTGKLVFPFATSRPSRRAAQIVNRSLQVELLVQPQDMFMMQNDNPAYRRLPRGLQSNYYLAALGCRFGPSGDFSPCIDICALDEGNSQFARVNPWILRETHLDSTTMSLRSRQHSDSWLYQITTYFEQLFRDPKVWDSRLVSVSQIPRESTSLGFRIQLLSSGISTREGFPADRWYRDNRVLQGSYQVQDTYPGGLLRFERRHDGEKNEGITRSIEGVVRIGVSDVSQERKAPIGTRDFTRQQMVAMKHPTQFVALVLGMDVVYNFDRAGWRQEPWCAMVKLEPDMQLADFRYQIDWEERRSSMFDCSSIGAFLMANIVMLPEDNLYTAQLECRHMSDSSASWWTWVFGDVPEYEGSDDRVWRVR is encoded by the exons ATGCGGCTTCTCAACACCAAAACCTACCAGATCATTGAATTCTTCGACTACAACATCCCGGAATATGCGATCCTGTCTCACACCTGGGGCGATGAGGAGCTGACATACCAGGATTTGACCCAGTCAATAGACCTCGCCCGCCAGAGGAAGCCCCAAGGCTTCGCCAAAGTCGAGGGCGCATGTGCGCTCGCCCAGTCCGAGGGCTACGCCTACATCTGGATCGATACCTGCTGCATCGACAAGACGAGCAGCGCGGAGCTGTCCGAGGCCATCAACTCCATGTACTCGTGGTATCGCGGGTCGGCCATCTGCTATGCCTACCTGGTCGATGCGGAGCATTGCTTCAGTCCGGAATTCAGAAACAGCCGCTGGTTCACGAGAGGGTGGACTCTGCAGGAGCTCATCGCCCCGAGGGACGTTGTCTTCTACTCCAAGGACTGGAAACTGCTCGGCCGCAAGTCTCTGCTCAAGGGCCTGCTGTCTGAAATCACGGGCATCGACATCAGCGTCCTTGCTGGGGCCGATCCTTCCATCATCACGGTGGCGCGCAAAATGTCCTGGGCGGCTAGcaggatgacgacgagggtCGAGGATACGGCGTACTGCCTGATGGGCCTCTTCTCGGTCTCTATACCGCTGATCTACGGCGAGGGCAAGAATGCCTTCTTTCGGCTGCAAGAGGAGATCATCAAGACGGTTGACGACCAGTCCATCTTTGCGTGGGTAGTGCCCGAGCTGGAGCATCCCAACCAGCAGCTTTTTGGGCTCCTGGCCGAGTCCCCAAGTGCCTTTAAACATACCGGCAAGCTGGTCTTCCCCTTCGCAACCAGTCGTCCTTCCAGGCGGGCGGCCCAGATTGTGAACAGGAGCCTGCAGGTCGAGCTGTTGGTCCAGCCGCAGGACATGTTCATGATGCAGAACGATAACCCTGCGTATCGTCGGCTGCCGCGCGGTCTTCAGTCAAACTATTATCTCGCCGCTCTGGGGTGCAGATTTGGTCCGTCTGGCGACTTTTCTCCCTGTATAGATATCTGTGCTCTGGATGAAGGCAATTCCCAGTTCGCGAGGGTCAACCCTTGGATACTTCGCGAGACGCATTTGGATTCTACTACCATGTCGTTACGATCGAGACAGCATTCTGATTCTTGGCTCT ATCAGATCACTACATACTTTGAACAGTTATTCCGGGATCCGAAAGTCTGGGATTCTCGTTTAGTCTCAGTCTCCCAGATCCCTCGTGAATCCACCTCTCTCGGTTTCCGCATCCAGCTTctcagcagcggcatcagCACCAGGGAAGGCTTCCCCGCCGACCGATGGTATCGCGATAATCGGGTCCTCCAAGGATCATACCAGGTGCAAGACACATACCCGGGCGGCCTGCTCCGCTTTGAACGGCGCCACGATGGCGAAAAGAATGAGGGAATCACCCGGTCGATCGAGGGTGTTGTGCGCATTGGAGTCTCAGACGTGAGCCAAGAGCGAAAGGCGCCAATAGGGACGAGAGACTTTACGAGGCAGCAGATGGTGGCGATGAAGCATCCTACGCAGTTCGTTGCGCTTGTGCTAGGCATGGACGTGGTTTACAACTTTGATAGGGCCGGTTGGCGCCAAGAGCCCTGGTGTGCGATGGTGAAGCTTGAGCCGGACATGCAACTTGCGGACTTTAGGTATCAGATTGACTGGGAAGAACGGAGGTCTAGCATGTTTGATTGCTCTTCGATTGGCGCTTTCTTGATGGCAAACATTGTGATGTTGCCCGAGGACAATCTGTATACGGCTCAGCTTGAATGTAGGCACATGAGTGACTCATCGGCGTCTTGGTGGACGTGGGTATTTGGAGATGTGCCAGAGTATGAGGGTAGTGATGATAGAGTCTGGAGAGTCCGCTAG
- a CDS encoding uncharacterized protein (EggNog:ENOG41), which yields MLLATPRPLLLSVLSAYSNLDNSPTSAPSTSSKKPHLHRFAKMDASSSTLKARDAIREQFANMSASQSETPSTSPSTNGVNQEPHMRWPPPTLFPGQSFNIPFQQQASNPLLAFSRLQEKYKQHFQTHYGHQATPLNPGGLSPPSSSSKSPELNQYPSFSARLDQEQRVSASIHILRHVQNTLQQRHHETQLHLARTEQLIEQTAWDLFFQSPLDFMCHKMDILIGPAAIGALTGGVIAPKAQSVRESEAWMRKLDVLRDLQDDECAAKKRMEKTMRQMKRTDEMMIVGSLKLQQLSSQRSTPFGGPYSMGFHNPFSGAQTMAFSSGVTGINMAGNSKSTASAAPSTFSNWPKFGAPQDVNHDEASSINVTDSSSTGSSSHFEAYCGGHECCGHRGQ from the coding sequence ATGCTTCTCGCAACACCAcggcctcttctcctctctgtTCTTTCAGCCTACTCCAACCTCGACAACTCACCAACATCTGCTCCATCTACGTCCTCCAAGAAGCCTCACTTGCACCGTTTTGCGAAGATGGATGCGAGCAGTTCGACTTTGAAGGCTCGTGACGCCATCCGAGAACAGTTTGCCAACATGTCTGCATCTCAATCCGAGACTCCGAGCACTTCTCCTTCAACCAACGGTGTTAATCAGGAGCCTCACATGCGCTGGCCGCCCCCAACATTGTTCCCCGGGCAGAGCTTCAACATACCGTTCCAGCAGCAGGCATCTAACCCGTTACTCGCATTTTCACGCCTTCAGGAGAAATATAAACAGCATTTCCAAACGCACTACGGCCATCAAGCCACTCCTCTCAATCCAGGCGGCTTGTCACcaccatcctcatcatcaaagtCCCCGGAACTCAACCAATACCCCTCCTTTTCTGCCAGACTTGATCAGGAACAGCGTGTATCTGCAAGTATACATATCCTCCGCCACGTCCAAAACACCCTTCAGCAGCGCCACCACGAGACACAGCTGCACCTCGCCCGCACCGAGCAACTCATAGAGCAGACGGCATGGGATCTCTTCTTCCAAAGCCCCCTGGACTTTATGTGCCACAAGATGGATATCCTCATCGGCCCTGCCGCAATCGGCGCTCTCACTGGAGGGGTGATCGCCCCAAAGGCTCAATCTGTTCGCGAGAGCGAGGCTTGGATGAGAAAGTTGGATGTCTTGAGAGACTTGCAGGATGACGAATGCGccgcgaagaagaggatggagaagactATGAGACAGATGAAACGTACAGACGAGATGATGATTGTGGGCTCATTGAAGCTACAGCAGCTGTCATCGCAGAGAAGCACCCCTTTCGGGGGCCCATACAGCATGGGGTTTCATAATCCCTTTTCTGGAGCTCAGACAATGGCATTTTCATCAGGCGTAACGGGCATCAACATGGCTGGAAACTCGAAAAGCACAGCATCTGCGGCGCCAAGCACTTTTTCGAATTGGCCAAAGTTTGGTGCTCCGCAAGATGTCAATCATGATGAAGCCAGTAGCATCAATGTcaccgacagcagcagcactggTAGTAGCAGTCACTTTGAAGCGTATTGCGGCGGCCATGAATGCTGTGGACACCGCGGTCAGTGA
- a CDS encoding uncharacterized protein (TransMembrane:1 (o6-27i)), producing MTQRNYVIAIIIIVLFIVLAAISFGIYKLVHGARRELSVTSVSSSSQSQSLAD from the coding sequence ATGACACAACGCAACTACGtcattgccatcatcatcatcgtcctcttcatcgtcttggcGGCCATTTCCTTTGGCATCTACAAGCTGGTGCATGGAGCGCGCCGAGAGCTCAGCGTGACGTCTGTGTCGAGTAGCAGCCAGTCTCAGAGCCTGGCAGACTAA